From Puntigrus tetrazona isolate hp1 unplaced genomic scaffold, ASM1883169v1 S000000031, whole genome shotgun sequence, one genomic window encodes:
- the LOC122332381 gene encoding citron Rho-interacting kinase-like: MNQVMEFLPGGDLMALMNRYEDQLDESMAQFYLAELTQAIHSLHQMGYVHRAIKPENVLIDRTGHIKLADFGSAARLSANRTVTCSTPALDAQDFLAPEILSALSGGPKCSYGPESDWWSLGVIAYEMVYMKSPFADGTSTKTINNIINFQ; the protein is encoded by the exons ATGAATCAA GTGATGGAGTTCCTGCCCGGCGGGGATCTCATGGCTCTGATGAACAGGTATGAAGATCAGTTAGACGAGTCTATGGCTCAGTTTTACCTGGCGGAGCTCACACAGGCCATCCACTCGCTCCATCAGATGGGATACGTGCACAG aGCGATTAAACCAGAGAATGTTCTGATCGACCGGACGGGTCACATTAAACTGGCCGACTTCGGATCGGCAGCCAGACTGAGCGCTAACAGAACG GTGACGTGCTCCACACCCGCGCTGGACGCTCAAGACTTCCTGGCCCCTGAGATCCTGTCCGCGCTCAGTGGAGGGCCGAAGTGCAGCTACGGCCCCGAGAGCGACTGGTGGTCCCTGGGAGTCATCGCGTATGAAATGGTTTACATGAAGTCCCCCTTCGCTGACGGCACGTCCACAAAAACCATCAACAACATCATCAACTTTCAG